Within Saccharomonospora cyanea NA-134, the genomic segment CCACCCTCACGCCGGAACTCGGCGTGACGGCGGGACACCGTGACGTCGTCGAGGAAGATGTCGCTGTCGGGGTGGCGGCCCGCGCTCGTCGTGTCACGGTCGAGCAGGAACCGGGAACCCGCGTTGGGCCCCCGCTTCACCACCAGCAACGCGGAGCCCGCGGGCAACGCATCGACGCCGGCGTCCTGCGGCTCCACCGCCGGCGCCTCCCGGCCCTCTGCCTCCGACAGGAAGTCGGCCCGGAAAACGGAGGTCCGCTCCGGAGACTGCTCCGGGGGAACACCGGGCCCGTCGTTCGTGCTCACCGCAAGCTCTCCTTACGCACTGGGGTGTCTTTTTCGTAAACGTAGTGTGGTCAACGTACCGTGTCTGGGCCGTCAACAGTGCCGGGGCTCCCGGATCAGTTGTCGATCACACGTTGGTAGGCCTCGGCGTCGAGGAGGGCGTCCACGGCTCCGGCGTCGTCCAGGGCCACCTCGACGAGCCACCCCTCCCCGTAGGGATCGGAATTGACCAGCTCCGGCGACGAGACGACGGCCTCGTTCGCCGCCACCACCTCACCGTCCACCGGGGCGAACAGCTCGGAAACGCTCTTCGTCGACTCGATCTCGCCGAACGGCTCGCCCGCGTCGAGGCGGGCGCCGACCTCCGGCAGTTCCACGAACACCACGTCGCCGAGCTGGTCCTGCGCGTACTCCGTGATCCCGACGCGTGCCCGGCCTCCGTCCACCGCCAGGACCCACTCGTGTTCCTCGGTGTACCGCAGTTCCTCAGGAGTCGACACGTGAGTCTCCTTTCCCACTTCCCACCATGATCCACCTCGGGCGGCCACCGGCACAACGCCGGATCCGCTCCGGGAACGTACGAAACGACCGTGCGGTCAGGCAGGCCGGTACGAGTGCCGGGACACCGCCCTCGCGATCTGCCACACGTAGAGGGCACCGGACCAGAGGTAGAGCACCGCGCCCCACGCCGTGAAGGCATAGGCGAACGGCTGGGCCACCTCGGCGAACGTCGTCGCCGGGTCGTGGGTCACGAGCATCAGCGGCAGTGCGTACATGAGGTTGAACGTCGCCGCCTTGCCGACATAGGTCACCTCGGGCGGAGCGAAGCCGTGGCGCCGCAACACCACCAGCGCCAACCCGACCACGAGTTCCCTGCCGACGAGCAGGGCGACGATCCACCACGGCACGATCCCGCGCAACAGGAACGCCAGCAGGGCCGCCGCGATGTAGAGGCGGTCGGCCGCCGGATCGAGCAACTGACCGAGCCTCGTCGTCTGGTTGAGAAGTCTGGCGAGTTTGCCATCGAGCCAGTCGGTGACGCCGCTGAGGGCTAGCAGCGCGAACGCCCAGCCGTCCTCTTCCGGGCCGAGAAGGAGCCACAGGAACACCGGAACGCCGGCGAGGCGCAGGAGGGAGAGGAGATTCGGCACCGTCGTGAGCTGCCGTGCCAGCGACAGCTCACCATCCGTGGTGCCGACGGACCGGGCTTTCGTCATCCGCTCACCGTATCGGGGAGACGCGGCGTCCGGTCAGGAGGAGCGCCGATAACTCCAGCCCTGCCGACGCAGCTCCTCGCCGGTGAGCGCCTGCGGCCGACCGTGGTGGTCGACGCCCATCCACCGCGGCCTTCCCGCCCCGCTCTCCAGCACGTAGGGCCTGCCACGGCTCCACACCACGGTGCACGGGGTCGTGGGTGGCGACGGCGGCGTGTCGGAGGTCGGTGCAGCCGTCACCGCGGCCGTGGACGGGTCGGAGGAGTCGCTGGAAGGAACGTCGGTTCCGCTGTCGTGGTCGGTACTCATCGCACTCTGCGCTCGCTTACCGTGAATCATCACCCGGTGGATAACCTGTGAGTGGCGTCTCACACTTTCTCGCGAGACGCCGCTCACACATCCCATCGGCACGGTGAACCGAATCGTTAGCGATCCGTTCGCGCTTCGTGTCGCTGATTCGGGTGGTCTTCTCCCGTGTCAGCCTTTGAGCGAGGGGAAGTCCTCCTCGCGGAACTCCCGCTCGCCGCGTGCGTCGCCCCTGGCGTTCTCCTGGCCGCGGAGCTCGACCCGGCGGATCTTCCCGGAGATCGTCTTCGGCAGTTCGGCGAACTCCAGGCGCCGGACGCGCTTGTACGGCGCGAGATGCTCACGGGCGAAGGCGAGGATGCTCTCCGCCGTGGCCGCGTCGGGCTCGTACCCGCTCGCGAGCACCACGTACGCCTTGGGCACCGAAAGCCGGATCTCGTCGGGCGCCGGCACGACGGCAGCCTCGGCCACCGCCTCGTGCTCGAGCAGGACGCTTTCCAACTCGAACGGCGAGATGCGGTAGTCCGACGCCTTGAACACGTCGTCGGTACGACCCACGTAGGTGATGTAGCCGTCCTCGTCGACGGTGCCGACGTCACCGGTGTGGTAGTAGCCGCCCGCGAAGGCGGTTTCGGTGCGCTCGTCGTCGCCCGCGTACCCCGTCATCAGGCCGACGGGGCGGGAGTTCAGGTCGAGACAGATCTCGCCCTCGCGCGCCGGCTTCCCGGTGACCGGATCGACGAGTGTCACCGTGAAGCCCGGGACGGCGCGGCCCATGGACCCGGGCTTGACCGGCTGCCCGGGCGTGTTGGCGATCTGGACGCTCGTCTCCGTCTGGCCGAAACCGTCGCGGATGGTCACTCCCCACGCCTGCTTCACCTGGTCGATGACCTCGGGGTTCAGCGGCTCCCCCGCGCCCACGACCTTGCGCGGCGGATTCCGCAACGCGGTCAGGTCGGCCTGGATGAGCATGCGCCAGACTGTGGGCGGGGCGCAGAAACTCGTGACGCCGCAGCGGTCGATCTGCTCCATCAACCTGGCCGCGTCGAAGCGCCCGTAGTTGTACAGAAACACCGTGGCCTCGGCGTTCCACGGGGCGAACACGTTGCTCCACGCGTGCTTGGCCCAGCCCGGCGACGAGATGTTGAGGTGGACGTCGCCCGGTTCGAGGCCGATCCAGTACATCGTGGACAGGTGGCCCACCGGGTACGAGACATGGGTGTGCCGCACGAGCTTCGGCTTCGCCGTCGTGCCCGAGGTGAAGTACAGCAGCAACTCCTCGTCGGCGCGCGTGGCGCCATCCGGTGAGAACACCGTGTCGGCCGTGTAGGCGTCGGTGAACGACTCCCAGCCCTCCGCGGGCTGCCCCACGGCGATGCGGGTGTAGTCACCGGTCACGTCGGCGAACTTGCCGGTGTCGGCGGCGCGGACCACCACGTGCCGCGCGTCGCCACGCTCCACGCGGTCGCGCAGGTCGGCGGGTCCCAGCAGCGTCGAGGCGGGGATGATCACCGCGCCCAGCTTGATGCACGCGAGGATGGTCTCCCACAACTCGACCTGGTTGCCGAGCATGAGGATCAGCCGGTCACCTCGCCGCACGCCCAGCGCGCGCAGCCAGTTGGCCACCTGGTTCGAGCGACGTGCGAGCTCGGGGAACGTCCAGCTGTTCTCCGAGCCGTCCTCCTCGACGATCCACAGCGCGGGCCGGGTGGCGTTGCCCTCCTCGGCGGCGATCCGGTCGAACCAGTCGAGCGCCCAGTTGAACTCGGTGAACTCCGGCCACGCGAACTCCGCCCGCGCCGCCGCGTAGTCCTCGCGGTGCGCCAGCAGCAGATCCCGTGCCTGCCGGAACCTCCGGTACGCCTCGGTGCCGCCTGTGCTGGCGCCTGTGATGGCGTCGTTGCCCACTCCTGCCTGCCTCCCTCACTCGCCCCGGAACTCGGGTTCCCGGCGCTGCAGGAACGCCTGCACCGCCTCGTTCAGATCGTGGCTGGGCAGGAACGCGGCGTTCCACGTCGCCACGTACCGCAACCCGGCGTCGATCCGCTGTTCGGTGTTGACGGAGAGTACGTCCTTGGCCCCCTGGACCACCAGGGGTGGGTTCGCCGCGATGTCGGCGGCCATGCTCCGCGCCGCCTCGAGTGTGGCGTCGCGGTCGGGGTGCACGTCGTTGACCAGACCGATCTTCTCGGCCCGGGCGGCGTCGATGTCCTTGCCGGTGAACGCGAGTTCCCGAAGGTGTCCCTCACCGATGATCGAGGCGAGCCGCTGCAGGCTGCCCATGTCGGCGACGATGGCGACCCGGACCTCGCGGACGCTGAACCGGGCGTCGGCACTGGCCAGGCGGATGTCGGCGGCGGCGACGAGATCCACTCCTCCCCCGATGCACCAGCCGGACACGGCGGCGATGACGGGCTTGCGGGTGCGTGCCACGGCCGTGATGGAGTCCTGCATCCGGCGGATCTCGTCGAGGAACTCGCGGCGTGGGCGGGCCAGCGCGTCGCCGCTGAGGTACCCGGCCCATGACGGCAGCATCGCGGCGAGGTCGAGACCGTAGGAGAAGTTCCGGCCGCTGCCGGTGAGCACGATGGCCCGCACGTCGGGGTCGGTGTCGAGTTCGGCGAAGGCGAGGGGGAGTTCGCGCCAGAAGTCCGGCCCCATCGCGTTGCCCTTGCCCGGTCCCAGCAGGGTCACCTCGGCGACGTGCCCGCCGCGCTCCACGCTCAGGGACACGTACTCGCCGGTCGGGTTGTTCGGTTCGCTGCCACTC encodes:
- the gcvH gene encoding glycine cleavage system protein GcvH gives rise to the protein MSTPEELRYTEEHEWVLAVDGGRARVGITEYAQDQLGDVVFVELPEVGARLDAGEPFGEIESTKSVSELFAPVDGEVVAANEAVVSSPELVNSDPYGEGWLVEVALDDAGAVDALLDAEAYQRVIDN
- a CDS encoding CDP-alcohol phosphatidyltransferase family protein yields the protein MTKARSVGTTDGELSLARQLTTVPNLLSLLRLAGVPVFLWLLLGPEEDGWAFALLALSGVTDWLDGKLARLLNQTTRLGQLLDPAADRLYIAAALLAFLLRGIVPWWIVALLVGRELVVGLALVVLRRHGFAPPEVTYVGKAATFNLMYALPLMLVTHDPATTFAEVAQPFAYAFTAWGAVLYLWSGALYVWQIARAVSRHSYRPA
- the garA gene encoding glycogen accumulation regulator GarA, which codes for MSTNDGPGVPPEQSPERTSVFRADFLSEAEGREAPAVEPQDAGVDALPAGSALLVVKRGPNAGSRFLLDRDTTSAGRHPDSDIFLDDVTVSRRHAEFRREGGEFVVIDVGSLNGTYVNREPVDQAVLSGGDEVQIGKFRLVFLTGPGHGGQGAR
- a CDS encoding crotonase/enoyl-CoA hydratase family protein, translated to MSGSEPNNPTGEYVSLSVERGGHVAEVTLLGPGKGNAMGPDFWRELPLAFAELDTDPDVRAIVLTGSGRNFSYGLDLAAMLPSWAGYLSGDALARPRREFLDEIRRMQDSITAVARTRKPVIAAVSGWCIGGGVDLVAAADIRLASADARFSVREVRVAIVADMGSLQRLASIIGEGHLRELAFTGKDIDAARAEKIGLVNDVHPDRDATLEAARSMAADIAANPPLVVQGAKDVLSVNTEQRIDAGLRYVATWNAAFLPSHDLNEAVQAFLQRREPEFRGE
- a CDS encoding AMP-binding protein, encoding MGNDAITGASTGGTEAYRRFRQARDLLLAHREDYAAARAEFAWPEFTEFNWALDWFDRIAAEEGNATRPALWIVEEDGSENSWTFPELARRSNQVANWLRALGVRRGDRLILMLGNQVELWETILACIKLGAVIIPASTLLGPADLRDRVERGDARHVVVRAADTGKFADVTGDYTRIAVGQPAEGWESFTDAYTADTVFSPDGATRADEELLLYFTSGTTAKPKLVRHTHVSYPVGHLSTMYWIGLEPGDVHLNISSPGWAKHAWSNVFAPWNAEATVFLYNYGRFDAARLMEQIDRCGVTSFCAPPTVWRMLIQADLTALRNPPRKVVGAGEPLNPEVIDQVKQAWGVTIRDGFGQTETSVQIANTPGQPVKPGSMGRAVPGFTVTLVDPVTGKPAREGEICLDLNSRPVGLMTGYAGDDERTETAFAGGYYHTGDVGTVDEDGYITYVGRTDDVFKASDYRISPFELESVLLEHEAVAEAAVVPAPDEIRLSVPKAYVVLASGYEPDAATAESILAFAREHLAPYKRVRRLEFAELPKTISGKIRRVELRGQENARGDARGEREFREEDFPSLKG